In Penaeus chinensis breed Huanghai No. 1 chromosome 26, ASM1920278v2, whole genome shotgun sequence, a single genomic region encodes these proteins:
- the LOC125039175 gene encoding caspase-1-like, giving the protein MFASLFRNSDMNYKEVCYDMSHKHRGHCLIFNNYNFDSHTGLGERKGSEVSCQQLVTLFSRFGFIISVNKDLTVREVKAILYKYAHEIDHSDCDALVVIFMSHGERKILYGRDGAFNEDVLFKEFLAGCCPTLAGKPKLFFLDVSRGEGLQNPVTLPKEEDAEFCEEVPAYRGDPIEVQLVQKGEIIEEVIPKEIACHADFLKCWSTPLGYFSWRNTSHGSWFMQSLYHVFSRATGNEDIMDLLMMTNMMLNSQFISNCPAQPLLHGKKQTAFIESTLTAKLYLTPSSIN; this is encoded by the exons ATGTTTGCAAGCCTTTTTAGAAATTCAGATATGAACTACAAGGAGGTCTGCTATGACATGAGTCACAAACACCGTGGCCACTGTCTGATATTTAACAACTACAATTTCGATTCACACACAGGATTAGGA GAGAGGAAAGGTTCAGAGGTCAGTTGTCAACAGCTAGTGACATTATTTAGCAGATTTGGCTTCATAATCAGCGTTAACAAAGATTTGACAGTGAGAGAAGTGAAGGCAATATTATACAAGT ATGCTCATGAAATTGACCACAGTGACTGTGATGCACTAGTTGTAATATTCATGAGTCACGGAGAGAGGAAAATTTTATATGGTCGAGATGGAGCCTTCAACGAGGACGTTCTTTTCAAGGAATTCCTTGCAGGCTGTTGCCCAACTCTAGCTGGAAAACCCAAGTTATTCTTCCTTGAT GTATCTCGTGGCGAAGGCTTACAAAATCCAGTAACTTTGCCCaaggaggaagacgcagag TTTTGCGAGGAGGTTCCCGCTTATAGAGGTGATCCAATAGAGGTTCAGTTGGTGCAAAAGGGAGAGATCATTGAGGAAGTCATTCCTAAGGAGATCGCCTGCCATGCAGACTTTTTGAAGTGCTGGTCAACCCCCCTTG GTTATTTTTCTTGGCGTAACACATCCCATGGGTCCTGGTTCATGCAGTCACTCTATCATGTGTTCTCCAGAGCCACTGGGAATGAGGATATCATGGATCTTTTGATGATGACCAACATGATGTTAAATTCACAATTCATAAGTAATTGTCCAG CCCAGCCATTACTTCACGGGAAAAAACAGACAGCTTTTATTGAGTCAACTCTTACAGCAAAATTATATTTGACACCATCTTCTATTAACTAA